The window ACCGTATTTTTTAGGTTCAGAACGTCTTGGGTCACCTACTAACATGGTTCTGTCATATTGAATGAATTTTTCTTTTAAATCCATATCTTGTGACCATTGTACGAGTCCTTTTGCAATTACCATACGTGCAGCTTCAGCTTGACCCATTACTCCTCCACCAATAACATGGATATTGATATCCACTTCATTAGCTAAGTCTCCAGCTAAAGTTAATGGTTCTTGTAATTTTAAGTTAGCAAGTTCAGGGGAATAGAGTTCTAAAGGAATTCTGTTAATTCTAACTTTACCAGTTCCTTCTTTAACAGTTCCTCTTGCGATAGCTGTTTTACGTTTTCCACTTGTATGAATAACTTTAACCATAATCACACATCCATATATCTAAAAGGTAGCTCCTAAAAGTTTGGAGATTTCTCCTAATTCAATACCTTTTTTAATGTTTTTGTATTCTGCTTCAGGAACTGCAGTGAGTTCAGCATCTGCGTATTCTGCAGGTACACCGACGAA is drawn from uncultured Methanobrevibacter sp. and contains these coding sequences:
- a CDS encoding 30S ribosomal protein S9: MVKVIHTSGKRKTAIARGTVKEGTGKVRINRIPLELYSPELANLKLQEPLTLAGDLANEVDINIHVIGGGVMGQAEAARMVIAKGLVQWSQDMDLKEKFIQYDRTMLVGDPRRSEPKKYGGPGARARKQKSYR